A single Asterias rubens chromosome 13, eAstRub1.3, whole genome shotgun sequence DNA region contains:
- the LOC117298648 gene encoding organic cation transporter protein-like, whose protein sequence is MSVVSLCYRFVNSMVYYGVSLYSSNLAGDKYLNFFLLSVVEIPGYVVTMFTMMWWGRRPSLVLFHILAGVACILTACLPRDTGDGSGFAIPLIIPAMFGKFCITCSFSVAFLYGTEIFPTPVRNIGFGIASICGRVGSILAPFIIYLEEYSSYLPLNIFGGLSLIAGILVVLLPETRNKPLPETMEDAEMLGKTRPIKRNHTSGGVAEDVKPSNGIFNAALEDRDDWL, encoded by the exons ATGTCAGTTGTTTCCTTATGTTACAGGTTCGTGAACAGCATGGTGTACTACGGCGTGTCACTGTACAGTTCCAACCTCGCAGGAGACAAATATCTCAACTTCTTTTTGTTGAGCGTTGTGGAGATACCAGGTTATGTCGTCACCATGTTCACGATGATGTG GTGGGGTCGTCGACCGTCGTTGGTATTATTCCACATACTAGCTGGTGTTGCTTGTATACTTACGGCTTGCCTACCACGTGACACAG GTGATGGTTCTGGTTTTGCCATCCCACTAATTATACCTGCCATGTTTGGCAAGTTCTGCATCACGTGTAGCTTTTCAGTTGCTTTCTTATATGGAACAGAGATCTTCCCTACCCCTGTCAG GAATATCGGCTTTGGTATTGCGTCAATCTGCGGTCGTGTAGGAAGCATTCTTGCACCTTTCATTATCTACCTC gaagaatattcTTCCTACCTGCCGCTGAATATATTCGGAGGGTTGAGCCTCATTGCGGGCATCTTGGTTGTGCTGCTTCCGGAGACGAGAAATAAACCCCTTCCGGAGACAATGGAAGATGCCGAGATGCTGGGAAAGACTCGACCAATCAAGAGAAACCACACGAGTGGGGGCGTGGCCGAGGACGTGAAACCAAGCAACGGGATCTTCAATGCTGCTTTAGAGGACAGAGATGattggttataa